A window of the Acidithiobacillus thiooxidans ATCC 19377 genome harbors these coding sequences:
- the pstS gene encoding phosphate ABC transporter substrate-binding protein PstS, with protein MLYRLKKELSRSVKGAVMVSALGLVGMYAMPANAATISLLETGSTLLYPLFNLWVPAYTKMNPGVQITTQGTGSGTGIAEAISGVAQIGASDAYMSDAQIKQHPNILNIPLAISIQMINYNLPGLNNKHLKLSGPVLAGIYSGKITNWDDAAIAKLNPGVKLPNHKIVPIHRTDGSGDTFIFTTYLADTTPAWSKSVGYSTTVSWPAVPGGIGAEGNPGMVQALKTTPYGVAYIGISWKKPVEEAKLGLAMLQNRAGNFVLPTVENAKAAAGEMVSKTPADERISLVFAPGAKSYPIINYEYAIVSKTQAKPEVAAAMKKFLNWAIDPKGGNAPHFITAVNFVPLPDSAAELSRKQIAEIH; from the coding sequence ATGCTGTATCGTTTGAAGAAAGAGCTTTCTCGCAGTGTAAAGGGTGCCGTAATGGTTTCTGCATTGGGTCTTGTCGGCATGTATGCTATGCCTGCCAATGCTGCCACGATTTCTTTGTTGGAAACCGGTTCCACCCTGTTGTATCCACTTTTCAATTTGTGGGTACCTGCGTACACCAAAATGAATCCCGGCGTGCAGATAACCACCCAGGGTACAGGAAGTGGTACGGGTATTGCCGAAGCCATTTCCGGCGTCGCCCAGATTGGCGCTTCTGATGCATACATGAGTGATGCCCAGATCAAACAGCACCCGAACATCCTCAACATTCCTTTGGCCATCTCCATTCAGATGATCAATTACAATCTGCCCGGTCTGAACAACAAGCATCTGAAGCTTTCCGGTCCTGTGCTTGCCGGTATTTATTCCGGCAAAATCACCAATTGGGACGATGCGGCCATTGCCAAGCTGAATCCTGGTGTGAAACTGCCCAACCACAAGATTGTCCCTATCCACCGCACCGATGGTTCTGGCGACACTTTTATTTTTACCACCTACCTGGCTGACACCACTCCAGCATGGAGCAAAAGCGTTGGCTACAGTACGACGGTAAGTTGGCCGGCCGTTCCGGGTGGTATCGGTGCCGAAGGCAACCCCGGCATGGTCCAGGCTCTGAAGACAACGCCTTATGGTGTGGCATACATCGGTATCAGCTGGAAGAAACCAGTTGAAGAAGCCAAATTGGGCCTGGCCATGCTGCAAAACCGCGCAGGCAATTTCGTATTGCCTACAGTGGAAAATGCCAAGGCTGCAGCTGGTGAAATGGTCAGCAAGACCCCTGCTGATGAACGGATCAGTCTGGTATTCGCTCCTGGTGCCAAGTCCTACCCCATCATCAATTATGAGTATGCCATCGTCAGCAAGACCCAGGCCAAGCCGGAAGTGGCTGCAGCCATGAAGAAATTCCTGAACTGGGCCATTGATCCTAAGGGCGGTAATGCACCACACTTTATCACTGCGGTAAACTTCGTACCGCTACCCGACAGCGCAGCTGAGCTGTCACGTAAACAGATCGCAGAAATTCACTAA
- a CDS encoding SixA phosphatase family protein, with the protein MNLLLVRHAEAEDETVSGSDFARQLTRHGHETAAAVARGLRHCIHGSVLLWSSPLLRTRETAAYIAQAFGIEVESYHEAIPAGDLNTLSRDWQNLSKQPETLIVVGHQPHLGIWTTRLTRVSVPVKKASVIGIHLKAVDQMEGELQWYALPEMLRAVATENKA; encoded by the coding sequence GTGAACCTTTTACTCGTACGCCACGCTGAGGCAGAAGACGAAACGGTTTCCGGCTCGGATTTTGCGCGGCAACTCACCCGCCATGGACATGAAACCGCAGCCGCTGTCGCCCGGGGTTTACGCCACTGTATTCATGGCTCGGTTCTATTGTGGAGCAGCCCCTTGCTCCGTACCCGCGAAACTGCCGCATATATTGCCCAAGCCTTTGGTATTGAAGTGGAAAGTTATCATGAAGCGATTCCGGCCGGCGATCTGAACACGCTCAGTCGGGATTGGCAGAACCTGAGCAAACAGCCCGAAACGCTGATTGTGGTGGGTCATCAACCCCATCTCGGAATTTGGACTACGCGGCTAACCCGGGTCAGTGTCCCCGTCAAAAAAGCCAGCGTGATTGGTATTCATCTGAAAGCTGTTGATCAAATGGAAGGTGAACTTCAGTGGTATGCTTTGCCGGAAATGCTGCGCGCCGTTGCGACTGAGAACAAAGCATAA
- the bamB gene encoding outer membrane protein assembly factor BamB yields the protein MRNDFFKSIWRLAVLGIVAALLNGCGIMSWFKSSPSPKTPPPISKGHNKVSFSTQWQARLYGLWPINPYQGTEIAHSAHQIVVANASGHLVSMNESGSQQWMRSLDGKSARGATIAHGVVYAGTNAGKVFAFDAKNGHKLWSVQLSSEVLTPVVYADDHLLMQTVNGHLWSLNPKDGKIQWTFSMNQPSLILRAVSTPTVHDGVVYAGFADGTLTALSLSTGAELWHARVAIAHGSNELARMVDVAARPIVADDQVFAAAYQGNLAAYTQQGGTQNWSVPMSVYLTPVWFKGHLYVADSDGVISEIDPGSGSILWKNDKLKGHAMTGLSSCGNDLLATDNGGYLYAFNPESGHRIGQTRLSSSGIQSSPVCLDNNQILALSDAGTLYRIKLEKR from the coding sequence ATGCGGAATGATTTTTTCAAAAGCATATGGCGTTTAGCCGTTCTGGGAATAGTTGCTGCCCTGCTGAATGGCTGCGGAATCATGTCCTGGTTTAAATCCTCACCCAGTCCCAAAACGCCTCCACCCATCAGTAAAGGTCATAATAAAGTTTCTTTTTCGACGCAATGGCAGGCCCGGCTTTATGGACTATGGCCTATCAACCCCTACCAGGGAACAGAAATTGCCCACTCTGCGCATCAGATTGTGGTGGCTAATGCTTCCGGGCATCTGGTCAGCATGAATGAATCGGGCAGTCAGCAATGGATGCGCAGTCTGGATGGCAAAAGTGCGCGCGGTGCCACCATCGCCCATGGCGTCGTCTATGCGGGAACCAATGCCGGCAAGGTATTTGCGTTTGATGCTAAAAATGGTCATAAACTCTGGTCGGTACAACTCAGCTCCGAAGTGTTGACACCGGTAGTCTATGCCGACGATCACTTACTGATGCAAACCGTAAATGGCCATCTTTGGTCGCTAAACCCCAAGGATGGCAAAATTCAGTGGACCTTCTCCATGAACCAGCCCTCCCTCATCTTGCGCGCAGTTTCTACCCCGACTGTGCATGATGGTGTGGTCTATGCCGGTTTTGCTGATGGAACCTTGACAGCATTAAGTCTTTCCACGGGTGCTGAGTTGTGGCATGCCCGTGTAGCTATTGCCCATGGCAGCAACGAGCTGGCGCGGATGGTGGATGTGGCAGCGCGTCCGATAGTTGCTGATGATCAGGTTTTTGCGGCAGCCTATCAGGGTAATCTGGCTGCCTATACACAGCAGGGAGGCACCCAGAACTGGAGTGTCCCCATGTCGGTGTATTTAACTCCAGTCTGGTTCAAAGGACATTTGTATGTGGCCGATTCAGATGGAGTAATTTCTGAAATAGATCCTGGTTCCGGCAGCATCTTGTGGAAAAACGATAAACTCAAAGGCCATGCCATGACCGGTCTGAGTAGTTGTGGAAATGATTTGCTGGCAACCGATAATGGTGGCTATCTCTACGCCTTCAATCCCGAATCCGGGCATCGGATTGGTCAGACACGCCTTTCCTCCAGTGGAATTCAAAGTAGTCCTGTATGTCTGGATAATAACCAGATTCTTGCTCTCAGTGATGCGGGCACTTTGTATCGGATCAAGCTCGAAAAGCGCTAA
- the pstA gene encoding phosphate ABC transporter permease PstA, whose protein sequence is MTVFATVIVTGSFVFLAAMFLSIIIDVLIHAWPALNIKLLTEITNGIGGGLKNAIEGSIIMSLGSLLLAAPIGISAGIYLSEHGHGNAGKLLRFLSDVLVGVPSIVLGYVGYITMVIYLGWQFSVAAGIITLTVMLLPYIARSTELALSNIPLSVREAGYGLGAGEGRIVFKILLPGAAPAIMTGLFYAVALSMGETAPLLYTAGWSNYMWTGKLTNEPIGYLTYVIWTFINEPFAESHMLAFAAAFLITAGVLMLILAGRWYMVRAQRRMGAYR, encoded by the coding sequence ATGACTGTTTTTGCTACCGTCATTGTCACAGGGTCCTTTGTTTTTTTGGCGGCCATGTTTCTTTCCATCATTATTGATGTGCTCATACATGCCTGGCCAGCGCTCAATATCAAATTGTTGACAGAAATTACCAATGGTATTGGTGGTGGTCTGAAAAATGCCATTGAAGGTTCCATTATCATGTCTCTTGGTAGCTTGCTGTTAGCTGCGCCCATCGGGATATCTGCAGGCATTTATTTGAGCGAACATGGTCATGGGAATGCTGGCAAGCTGCTGCGCTTTCTCTCAGACGTTCTGGTTGGGGTACCCTCCATAGTGCTGGGTTACGTCGGTTATATTACGATGGTCATTTATTTGGGCTGGCAGTTTTCAGTGGCTGCAGGAATCATCACCCTGACCGTTATGCTCCTTCCCTATATTGCCCGTTCCACCGAATTGGCGCTGAGCAACATCCCTTTATCTGTTCGCGAAGCGGGATATGGATTAGGGGCAGGGGAGGGGCGGATTGTTTTCAAAATATTACTACCTGGTGCCGCACCGGCGATTATGACCGGACTTTTTTACGCGGTGGCTTTATCCATGGGTGAAACGGCTCCACTTTTGTATACCGCTGGCTGGTCTAACTATATGTGGACCGGAAAACTGACCAATGAGCCAATCGGCTACTTGACCTATGTCATCTGGACATTCATCAACGAGCCCTTTGCAGAATCACATATGTTGGCATTTGCTGCAGCTTTCCTGATTACCGCCGGAGTGTTGATGCTCATTCTTGCGGGGCGCTGGTATATGGTGCGAGCCCAGCGCCGGATGGGAGCATACCGCTAA
- a CDS encoding DsrE family protein produces the protein MSEAADLVIILITGAENPKRLPSAFFLAATAAAAEQKVVMYFTGPATELLAKGKAESIFPMEGGKSVADFMKLAEDNEVQIIGCLQSLELNGMTKDDLAKPIPMMNPSAALPSLAAAGRILTW, from the coding sequence ATGTCCGAAGCAGCGGATCTTGTTATCATTCTTATTACTGGCGCGGAAAACCCCAAGCGTCTTCCTTCCGCCTTTTTCCTGGCTGCCACTGCCGCCGCCGCCGAGCAGAAAGTCGTCATGTATTTCACCGGACCGGCCACGGAGTTGCTTGCCAAAGGTAAGGCCGAAAGTATATTTCCGATGGAAGGTGGCAAAAGTGTCGCCGACTTCATGAAGCTGGCTGAGGATAATGAAGTTCAGATTATTGGGTGCCTGCAGTCACTGGAATTGAATGGTATGACCAAAGATGATCTGGCCAAACCCATTCCCATGATGAATCCCAGTGCTGCGCTGCCTTCATTGGCCGCTGCAGGTCGGATTCTGACCTGGTAA
- a CDS encoding YfgM family protein, which produces MTGQELSALLSRHRITLIVGILVILFAAMGFFGYEKYQRHQTEKAAVLYSELLDTMVQGQTSTARASAGTLIHQYAHTPYATMAHFFLARMDMEGKQVPAAEKTLMSVIKNTSAPRGMRSLARLNLARLYVDQHQAHKALDILQNPQPAYVTLADEIKGDAYASLNQISQAEQAYHSAMSALPAVDPYRTYLQMKIANIGVAP; this is translated from the coding sequence GTGACCGGTCAAGAACTTTCCGCATTGCTCTCCCGCCATCGTATTACCCTGATTGTGGGTATTCTCGTGATTCTTTTTGCCGCCATGGGGTTTTTTGGCTACGAAAAATATCAACGCCATCAAACCGAAAAAGCGGCAGTGCTGTATAGTGAGCTGTTAGACACCATGGTTCAGGGGCAGACCAGCACGGCCCGTGCCAGTGCGGGCACGCTGATTCATCAGTACGCCCACACCCCTTATGCAACCATGGCGCATTTTTTTCTGGCGCGTATGGATATGGAGGGCAAACAAGTTCCTGCCGCAGAAAAAACGCTCATGAGCGTGATAAAGAATACCAGCGCACCGCGTGGCATGCGCAGCCTTGCTCGCTTGAATCTGGCACGCCTGTATGTGGATCAGCATCAGGCACATAAGGCCCTGGATATCCTGCAAAATCCACAGCCTGCCTATGTTACCTTAGCTGATGAAATCAAAGGGGACGCCTATGCCTCTCTGAATCAGATCAGTCAGGCAGAACAGGCCTACCATTCGGCCATGTCCGCCTTGCCGGCGGTTGACCCTTATCGTACTTATCTGCAAATGAAAATCGCCAATATTGGAGTTGCGCCGTGA
- the der gene encoding ribosome biogenesis GTPase Der codes for MTAVIALVGRPNVGKSTFFNRLTRTREALVADFPGLTRDRHYGTAQFEGRQYLVIDTGGFEPEEREGLVAAMAIQTRLAIQEADAICFLVDAKEGLSAQDEEIAMELRRGGKPIYLVVNKMDAKGAVSELPEFHRLGLGMPYTISAAHGHGVETLLEAVFSDLPSEEIAQQDAGKGPRIAMLGRPNVGKSTLVNAMLGEKRVLVFDEPGTTRDSIRIPYERDGKPYVMIDTAGMRRRARVGEGLEKLSVLKTLGALREADVVLLVLDARVGIAEQDSHLVGVAVELGRPIVVVINKWDGMSPHERKAVKQELERRLSFIQYAPVYTISALHGTGVGDLYKSIDRLWQDSRKHFSTGELNRALGEIIETHQPPMVGGRRIKLRYCHQGGENPVTLVFHGNQLTRLPGSYKRYLESAFRKALHLDSIPLRLLFRQGENPYDPQRGKH; via the coding sequence ATGACTGCAGTTATTGCCCTGGTGGGGCGACCCAATGTCGGTAAATCCACTTTTTTTAATCGCCTCACCCGTACGCGTGAGGCTCTGGTTGCCGATTTCCCCGGGCTGACGCGTGATCGTCACTATGGAACCGCGCAGTTTGAAGGGCGTCAGTATCTGGTCATTGATACCGGCGGCTTTGAACCTGAAGAACGCGAGGGCCTGGTTGCAGCCATGGCCATTCAGACCAGACTGGCTATTCAGGAAGCCGATGCCATCTGTTTTCTGGTCGATGCCAAAGAAGGTTTGTCTGCCCAGGATGAAGAAATCGCCATGGAATTGCGCCGTGGTGGCAAACCGATTTATCTGGTTGTGAACAAGATGGATGCCAAAGGAGCCGTCAGCGAACTCCCGGAATTCCATCGCCTGGGTCTGGGAATGCCCTATACGATTTCTGCTGCTCATGGGCATGGGGTTGAAACCCTGCTGGAAGCCGTTTTCTCGGATCTGCCCAGTGAGGAAATTGCGCAGCAGGATGCCGGAAAAGGCCCCCGCATAGCCATGCTCGGCCGTCCCAATGTAGGAAAATCGACACTGGTAAACGCCATGCTTGGTGAAAAAAGAGTGTTGGTATTTGATGAGCCGGGGACTACCCGGGACAGCATCCGCATTCCTTATGAACGGGATGGCAAGCCCTATGTCATGATTGATACGGCCGGAATGCGGCGGCGTGCCCGAGTCGGCGAAGGCCTGGAAAAGCTCAGTGTTTTGAAAACATTGGGTGCATTGCGGGAAGCCGATGTCGTGTTGCTGGTGCTCGATGCCAGGGTCGGTATTGCTGAACAGGATTCTCATCTGGTGGGGGTCGCTGTAGAGTTGGGACGCCCGATTGTCGTCGTGATCAATAAATGGGACGGGATGAGTCCTCACGAGCGTAAGGCGGTCAAGCAGGAGCTCGAGCGCCGCCTGAGTTTTATTCAGTATGCGCCGGTCTACACCATTTCCGCCTTGCATGGTACCGGTGTTGGCGATTTGTACAAAAGTATTGATCGCCTTTGGCAGGATTCCCGCAAACATTTTTCAACAGGAGAGCTGAATAGGGCTTTGGGCGAGATTATTGAAACCCATCAGCCACCCATGGTTGGTGGACGCCGAATCAAGTTACGTTATTGTCATCAGGGTGGTGAAAATCCGGTGACTCTGGTATTTCACGGGAATCAATTAACGCGCTTGCCGGGTAGTTACAAGCGCTATCTGGAAAGCGCCTTCCGGAAAGCCTTACATCTGGACTCCATTCCTTTGCGCCTGTTATTTCGTCAGGGCGAAAACCCCTATGATCCACAAAGAGGAAAGCATTAA
- the ispG gene encoding flavodoxin-dependent (E)-4-hydroxy-3-methylbut-2-enyl-diphosphate synthase yields the protein MHHESPIQRRKTRQIHVGKVAIGGDAPISVQSMTNTETRDVAATVAQIRRLEAVGADIVRVSVPSMDAAEAFKAIRAQVETPLVADIHFDHRIALQVMTDGVDGLRINPGNIGSLDKTRLVVEMAKDKGIPIRIGVNAGSLEKDIQEKYGEPTPEALVESALRHVSILDELNFHDVKISVKASDVFLAVGAYRLLSEKVDYPLHLGITEAGGLRSGTVKSAIGLGLLLRDGIGDTIRISLAADPVEEIRVGFDILKSLHLRQKGINLIACPSCSRQEFDVINTINALEARLEDILEPMDVSVIGCVVNGIGEAKEADIGLAGGDKRSILYYRGKQVDRVENVNIVDVLEKRIRAEIAERQAARNDA from the coding sequence ATGCACCATGAATCTCCTATTCAGCGTCGTAAAACCCGGCAAATTCACGTTGGAAAAGTCGCCATCGGTGGAGATGCGCCGATCAGCGTGCAAAGCATGACCAATACCGAAACCCGGGACGTAGCAGCCACTGTGGCGCAAATTCGCCGTCTGGAAGCGGTGGGAGCAGACATTGTTCGGGTTTCTGTACCCAGTATGGATGCTGCTGAGGCTTTCAAGGCCATCCGCGCGCAGGTGGAAACGCCTCTGGTCGCCGATATTCATTTTGATCATCGCATCGCTTTGCAGGTCATGACTGATGGTGTTGATGGTCTGCGTATCAATCCCGGTAATATCGGTTCACTGGACAAAACCCGTCTGGTCGTGGAGATGGCCAAGGATAAAGGCATTCCCATTCGTATCGGTGTGAATGCCGGTTCCCTGGAAAAAGATATTCAGGAAAAATATGGCGAACCCACGCCTGAAGCCTTGGTAGAGTCCGCCTTGCGACATGTCAGCATTCTCGACGAGCTGAATTTCCACGATGTCAAAATCAGCGTGAAAGCTTCCGACGTGTTTCTCGCAGTAGGGGCATACCGACTGCTTTCGGAAAAAGTGGATTATCCCCTGCATCTGGGCATTACCGAAGCCGGCGGTCTGCGTTCGGGTACGGTCAAATCCGCCATTGGTCTGGGTCTGCTGCTGCGTGATGGTATTGGCGATACCATCCGTATTTCCCTAGCCGCTGATCCCGTGGAAGAAATCCGGGTTGGCTTTGATATTCTCAAGAGCCTGCACCTGCGCCAGAAGGGTATTAACCTGATTGCCTGTCCTTCCTGCTCCCGTCAGGAGTTTGATGTCATCAACACCATCAATGCCCTCGAGGCGCGGCTTGAAGATATTCTTGAGCCCATGGATGTGTCGGTGATTGGCTGCGTGGTCAATGGTATTGGCGAAGCCAAGGAAGCGGACATTGGTCTGGCGGGCGGAGACAAGCGTAGCATTCTCTATTATCGCGGCAAGCAGGTAGACCGGGTAGAAAACGTGAATATAGTTGATGTTCTGGAAAAACGGATTCGTGCCGAAATTGCGGAGCGTCAGGCAGCCCGTAATGATGCCTGA
- the pstC gene encoding phosphate ABC transporter permease subunit PstC — protein sequence MKIPVFRTALVATASFLPISLLLLIIFLAVYSWPAIQYNQFHFLWTNDWNLGNLYGNPVSVNGHQIMPGAKYGIWFLVVGTIASSVLAMLIAMPIAVGAAYFLSEGIRKTWAGPLSLFVDLLAAIPSVVYGLWGYALLVPLFGHSIFPFLAKTFSFIPFLNGEAGSGYGLLTSAFVLAVMIIPLISATLRESILMTEPALKEAGLSLGLNRLEVFWHIVLPKLRTVLIGVGILALGRALGETMAVLMVSGNALNYLPNNIYAPISTMAAFIASQLDSALQDPTNMAVEALSEIALVLLLITVVVNIAARMMLWMAKVR from the coding sequence ATGAAAATTCCTGTATTCAGAACGGCATTAGTGGCTACCGCAAGTTTTTTGCCGATTTCATTACTCCTTCTGATAATTTTTTTGGCCGTGTATTCATGGCCAGCGATTCAGTATAATCAATTTCATTTTTTATGGACGAATGATTGGAACCTTGGCAATCTTTATGGTAACCCAGTTTCAGTAAATGGGCACCAAATCATGCCTGGTGCCAAGTATGGCATCTGGTTTCTGGTCGTTGGGACGATTGCCAGTTCGGTACTGGCGATGCTTATTGCTATGCCTATCGCTGTTGGTGCAGCCTATTTTCTCAGTGAAGGCATTCGCAAAACCTGGGCAGGACCTTTATCCCTATTTGTTGATCTGCTCGCTGCTATTCCCAGTGTAGTATATGGTTTATGGGGATATGCTTTGCTGGTGCCGCTATTTGGTCACAGCATTTTTCCTTTTTTGGCAAAGACTTTTTCTTTTATTCCTTTCCTGAATGGCGAAGCGGGAAGCGGTTATGGGCTATTGACCTCTGCTTTTGTCTTGGCAGTCATGATCATCCCCCTGATTTCGGCGACGTTGCGTGAATCTATACTGATGACGGAACCTGCCTTGAAAGAGGCTGGTTTGAGTCTTGGCTTGAATCGCCTTGAAGTTTTTTGGCATATTGTTTTGCCCAAGCTAAGAACCGTTTTGATCGGCGTAGGAATTTTGGCATTAGGGCGGGCTTTGGGTGAAACCATGGCGGTATTGATGGTCAGTGGTAATGCCCTGAACTACTTACCCAATAATATTTATGCGCCCATTTCGACTATGGCGGCATTTATTGCCTCGCAGCTGGATAGTGCACTGCAAGACCCAACCAATATGGCTGTTGAAGCATTATCTGAAATAGCTCTGGTGTTATTGCTGATTACGGTGGTTGTCAATATAGCTGCCAGAATGATGTTGTGGATGGCAAAGGTGCGCTGA
- the hisS gene encoding histidine--tRNA ligase gives MAVKGLQAVRGMNDIFPAEAAAWQALEMDLRGLLKLYDYGEVRLPLLESTELFARAIGDVTDIVQKEMYTFADRNGDSLTLRPEGTAGCVRAAIQNQTMRGQTPRYYYMGPMFRHERPQKGRYRQFHQLGVEVFGQAGAGTDAEIIALSARILKQAGVQASLQINSLGSPQARAAYRERLLEYLRPQQEALCADCQTRMELNPLRILDCKVPGCRQIASSAPHLVDHLDTESALHFASLQKLLTALDIPYQLNHSLVRGLDYYNRTVFEWVTDALGAQGTVLAGGRYDGLVAQLGGQDTPAIGFAVGLERLLALQEIQGNQACADKPVLFIGAMEDDSLARSWQLAEALRDLGISVVSGGPAGFKALLKQAERSRALFQLVIGLGQLQGEPVIIKEQCGEGRWEGSLEAVITGLQSLGVDFPKHAPHTGQNFATARRSK, from the coding sequence ATGGCTGTTAAGGGATTACAGGCGGTGCGGGGAATGAACGATATTTTCCCCGCAGAAGCAGCAGCCTGGCAGGCTCTGGAAATGGATTTGCGGGGCTTGCTCAAGTTGTATGATTACGGCGAAGTCCGTCTCCCGTTGCTGGAATCGACAGAACTTTTCGCCCGTGCCATTGGTGACGTCACCGACATTGTCCAGAAAGAAATGTACACCTTTGCCGATCGTAATGGCGACAGTCTTACTCTGCGTCCGGAAGGGACTGCTGGTTGTGTACGAGCCGCGATCCAGAATCAGACCATGCGCGGGCAGACTCCGCGTTATTATTACATGGGCCCCATGTTTCGCCATGAACGTCCCCAGAAAGGCCGCTATCGGCAATTTCACCAACTGGGCGTTGAGGTTTTCGGTCAGGCCGGAGCCGGTACAGATGCCGAAATCATCGCCCTGTCTGCGCGTATTCTGAAGCAGGCCGGGGTGCAGGCCTCTTTACAAATCAACTCATTGGGCAGTCCACAGGCGCGGGCAGCTTACCGTGAGCGACTTCTGGAGTATTTGCGACCGCAACAGGAAGCCTTATGTGCTGATTGTCAGACCCGTATGGAGCTCAATCCATTACGGATTCTGGATTGTAAAGTGCCTGGCTGTCGGCAGATTGCCAGCAGCGCACCACATCTGGTGGATCATCTCGATACCGAATCGGCCCTGCATTTTGCCAGCCTGCAAAAACTGCTGACGGCTCTTGATATTCCCTATCAATTGAATCACAGCCTGGTACGCGGGCTGGATTACTATAACCGGACGGTTTTTGAATGGGTTACGGATGCCTTGGGTGCCCAGGGAACCGTGCTGGCCGGAGGTCGTTATGATGGACTGGTTGCCCAGCTGGGTGGTCAGGATACTCCCGCCATTGGTTTCGCTGTAGGGTTGGAACGCTTACTCGCCTTGCAGGAAATTCAGGGAAACCAGGCCTGCGCCGACAAACCTGTACTTTTTATCGGGGCCATGGAGGACGATAGTCTCGCTCGTTCCTGGCAACTCGCTGAAGCTCTCCGTGATCTGGGTATCAGTGTGGTCAGTGGCGGCCCTGCGGGTTTCAAAGCTCTGCTGAAGCAGGCAGAACGTTCCCGGGCGCTGTTCCAGCTGGTCATCGGGTTGGGACAATTGCAAGGAGAACCAGTAATCATCAAGGAACAGTGCGGGGAAGGGCGTTGGGAAGGCAGTCTGGAGGCAGTGATCACTGGTCTGCAAAGCCTCGGCGTTGATTTCCCCAAGCATGCACCCCATACTGGGCAAAATTTTGCCACTGCCAGAAGATCAAAGTGA